The genome window CAGCGATGGAGTGGCTTTTCAGCCATCTCTTTGCGGAGCTCTTCAAGATGCGACCGTGGGACTCCCTCCTCGAACGTCTGAATCAAGGCGTACACTTCCGCTCGAGGCACCTTCACGCCACCCTCGCGGACGACGTCTTCGGGCCGCTCGCGCAGTTCGCGCATCGTGCCGACGGCGAGCAGGTAGGGAATCGCCCAGGCCGACAGGCGGTTGCCGTGTGTCTCCGGGACGGCCTCGAGATAGCGCTGGGCGTCGTCGAGATAGCCCTCGGCACGGCCGGTGACGCGCTGAATGACGTTCGTAACGGCCCCGTAGTTCTCCTCGTGGGTGACGCCGTCGAGCGGAACGTCCTCCTCTGCGAGCCACTCTGCGGGGAGGTAGACGTTGTTCTCCTCGTGGTAGTCGGCTTCGACGTCTTTGGCGATGTTGACCAGTTGTAACAGCAAGGCGAACGAGCGGGCGTTGGCGCGCAACTCTGCCGCACGCTCAGTAGACGTTCCGCGGGCGACGAGTCCGGTGATCAGCGTACCGACGGTCCCCGCGGCGTACCAGCAGTACTCCTCGAGTTCATCGAGCGTCTGGAGGCGCAGTCCGCCCTCCTCGGCGTAGCGATCGGTGAACATCGCCATCCCGCCGACGAGTTCGCGAACGGGTTCCCGCATGATCTCACGGGGCTCCTCCTCAAGCGATTCGAACGTTCGGAGGACGCGTGGCGTCTCAGCGACGACCTCCCAGTCGTTCGATCGCTCCTCGGGGATCCAGGGCTCGACGTCGTCCATGAACGACGATACCGGAACGTCGTCCGCTGGATCGAGGAGTCGATCGTACTCGTTCAGGAGTTCGGTCTGGGCCGCCGGTGGAATGTGTCCCGCGTCTTCGATCGTGTCGGCGACCCGACAGAGGAGGTACCCGAGGCAGATGTGACTCGCCATCGGCTCCTCGAGTCGGTCGATAGTGATCGAGAAAGTCCGCGAAACGCCGTGAACCGCGTCGTAACACCATTCCAGGTCGGCGTCGGTTGTGATTTCGTGCTGGCCGGGGGTCATCTACTCGCGTGTAGTTTGGGCGCATCCCGGAAAAACAACCCGGTCCCGGCGGGATATTCCAACCGGTGACACGAACCCAGCGAGAAGCGACCGGCCAGTGCTGTCGCACGTCGACTCGAGTCGGTCCGCTTCGTCTCCGTCCAGGACGCTGTCAGCGCGCCATTCGATCCACTCGTGGGACGCCGAGGCGTCGCTGTCGAGCGTGACGGTCCAAAAAATGCAGCAATACTTCGTGTCGCGGGAAGCGACAGTAGAATATCGTAGTTAGAGTCGAACGACGTTCTTCGCGCGGGGACCCTTGGGGGCCTGCTCGATGTCGAATTCGATTTCGGTGCCTTCAGTCAGGTCCTCGCCGCCGACGTCTTCCATGTGGAAGAATACGTCCTCGTCCGCGTCGTCAGTGTCGATGAAACCGTAGCCGCCAGTGTCGTTGAAGAAATCAACCTTACCGTTTGCCATTGCATCTATACCGAGTGCCACGACACGGATAAGTGTTGGCATTCGTTCGCCGAAGAACGAAATACGAAAACAGAATTGTCGCAAGTAAGTCTTCGAGCGTTCGTTTGTCCATAAGACGGCGGTCCTGGTCGAGTGTCGTTCCGTCTTTGGGAGAACTGGCGAGAACAGTCGGCAGATCCACAGTTTGGTGTGCGAGCCACGGAACTGACCGACAGCGGTCCACTTCAGCCGTCGGCTCGCCCCTCGAGACAGGACCGTACCCAGGCGTAGTGGTCGTCGACACGCTGGCGTCCCGCGTCGGTCAGCGCGTACGCGTCGTGGATCCCCGCGGTGCGCTTCTCGACGAACCCTGCGTCGACCAGCGCCGACAGCGAGCCGTAGAACGACTTCGGCTCGATGCGCTCGTCGTAGTGAGACTCGAGTTGGGACTTGAGTTGCTGTCCGCGCAGTTCGTCGCCGTCTGCGGCCGCAAGGAGGTAACAGACGTCTCGTCGACGGCCGCTCTGGAGCCACTTTCCCATACGTCCTCTCGAGACGACAGCCGCTCGAACGTTGCGATTCGGGACTCGAGCGGTGGCCCGAGACACACCCGATCATCGGTGCTGTGCTGAGGTGGATTGCTGTGCCGATTTCCCGGCCCCACCGCAGGCCGGCTCACGGTCGGCTTCGAACCCACGGACAGCAGTCCGGCTCACTCGAGTCCACGAGCCACGGCCGTCACCAGCGCCCAGCCGACGCCACCCACAGCGGACGCGCCGACCACGAACGGCGTTCCGACCTCGAGTGCGGCACCGCCGCTGGCGAGGCGCTCGTGGCTAAAAACGAACCATCGGCTACCGGGGTCGCCGACGATCACAGTTCCAGAGCCGGCTGCAAGCGAGAGGAAGACGGCCGCGAGCGCCGTCGCCACGATAACCGCCACCGTCCCGACGGCACCCGCACAGCCCTTCGCGAGGAGTGCCGACCCAGACCGACGAGTCACCGCTTCGTCACTCCGTGCGTAGACGGCGAATCCGGCCTCGCTCCCCGCCGGGAGCCCGGCGACACGGGCGTCGGCGGAATACTGCAACAGGACGCCAGCCATCCAGAGGTCGCCGATCGAGCCCGCGGCGTTGACCGCGAGCACGAACACGAGCACCGAGGAGGGGACGACGAGTGCCGCGGCGAGACCGGCGGCCGTGATCACGACGAACGGCGCGAGCAAGACGACGAGCAACTCCGTACGGGTAAAACTCGAGCCCGTTTCTGCGTAGGCGGTAGGGAAGAAGAACCGAGAGACGCCCACGCCGTAGCTGGGCCTGCCGCCGTACCGAGCCATGAAAACACCGTGGAGCAACTCGTGGACCGAGACGACGACGGGAACGAGAACGAATGCGGCGACGAACCGAACCGTCAGTCCAGTCGCCGACAGCGCGGGGATCACAATGGGCTCGAGCGAACGGCCGCCGAGCGCCGCGACGAGGGCACCAAACCCGTAGGCGAACGCGAAAAAACCGGCAACGGAGACGAAAAGCCACGTGACGGTCACGGCCGGCGTGAGTCGAAACTCCGCGACCGGATGGTGCGAGACGTTCGAGTCCGTCCGGCTCACGACCATCACTCCCCCGGGCGGTGAAAAAGCGATGTCGGTCTCCGTCGCCACAGTTCGAGGCAATGCAGAACCGAACCGATAGTTTCCCGGTGGTCCGCCCCATAGAGCAGGTATGGACGAGACCGACGCCGACGAGGACGTTGGCGAACGATCAGCTACGGCAAACGGCATCGAGGCGACCTATCGTGAGACCGAGCGCGAACGGCTGCTCGAGTTTACGGCCCAGCCGGACTCGAGTGCACGTGGAACCGCCGCGATCGCACAGAACCGCGAGGGCTATGCCATGTTGAAGGTGCGACCGACGGCCGACGCCGACGAACTCGAGCGCTACTACGGCTTCGACATGGCACTCGATCACGTCGCGGAGCTACTCGGTGTCTCGACACACGATCTGCCCATCCCCGGAGACGCCGAAGATATGGGGATGTGAGAGTATCCAGACGGCTTGACGCTCAGGCTTAATGGTATTATTATTGAAAATTAAATAATGTTTATGCTTGGTTGGTGCTCACTACTACCAATGAAAGGTGAGATTTCCGACTCAGACGGTCACGGGCCCCTCGATAGTGACGAACTGTTCTACGCCCTTTCCAACGCGGGTCGACGAACTGTGCTGTTCCATCTCCGCCAGCACCGGGTCGCGACGCTCGACGAGCTGGTCGACGTGCTCACAGCGGCCAGTACGAAAGAGGGCAGTGCGGACGACAACACGCACGTGCACAGTTCGTTGCTCCACAGTCATCTTCCATTACTCGAAGACCGCGGGCTGCTCACGTACGACCCGGACGAGCAGATCGTCGAATCGACCAGCCTCCACGGCACCGTCGGTGCGTGGCTCGACCTCGCCGTCCGCCAGCAACTCCAGTACGAGCGGACGGTCGACGCGGACGCTCGGACCGACGACGAGGGAATCGCGGTGTTGCTCGTCGACGACGAGCCAGGGCTTCCCGAAACCATCGGGGGCTACATCGAACGCGAGAACGACGATATCGAAGTGACGACGGCGGCGAGTACGCTCGAGGCAGTCTCGACGCTCGAGGAGGCGTCGTTCGACTGCGTCGTCAGCGACTATCAGATGCCAGCCATCAGCGGGCTCGATTTTCTGAAGGCTGTCCGCGAACAGGATGTTGACCTCCCGTTTATCGTCTTTACCGCTAAAGGCAGTGAGCGGGTTGCGAGCGAGGCTATCGCAACCGGTGTCACCGATTACGTCCAAAAAGACCCAGATCCCGAGCAGTTCGATGTCCTGGTCGAACGGATCCGCAAAGCCGTTACCAGCGGCTAAACCGTTATTCACCTGACCCGAGTGCACTCCCGACGTCACTCGGGGATTTCCACACCGGCGAACACGTTCCGCTGTCTCGTCCCACCCGTGGTTTCACTTGATCGATGACTGACACCCGAACGACGTGCGAAACGGCGTACGAGCGATTGGCAGACCGGATCTCGGACCCGTACTGTGCAGTCGACTCCGAGTGGCGAATCACGTACTGGAACGAACGAATGGCGGCAGTGACCGACACTCGAGCGGCGGACGTCGTCGGCGACGTGCTCTGGGACGTCGTCCCGGCCCTTCGTGGCTCACGGTTCGAGTCCCATTGCCGAGTGGTCATGCGCACGCACGAACCACGCACTGTCGACGTTCGACTCGACGACGTATCCGACGACTGGCTCGAGGCGACCCTCTATGCCGACGAGGACGGCCTGTCGATCATCACCCGTGACGTCACCGAACGAACGGACCGAGAGGCAGAGGTCGAACTCGCGGAAACCGTCTTCGAGAACACACAGGATGCGCTGTTTCTCATCGACGTCGACGAAGTCAGAGACGAGTTCCGGCTCGAGCGAGTGAACCCGGTTTACGAAGCCCACACCGGGCTGTCCAACGACGAACTAAGCGGACGACGACTCCGGGACGTCTTCGGTGACGACCGGGGCGGCACTATCCTCGAGAACTACCGCGAGTGTGTCGCCCGACGTGAGCCACTCGAGTACGAAGAGACCGCTTCCGTTCCCGACGAGCAGTCCACCTGGGAGACGCGAATTGCGCCAGTCGTCATCGACGGCGACGTCGAAAAGATAGTCGGGGCGACACGTAACATTACCGAACTCAAAGAACGCGAACGACGGTACGACGCCATCTTCAACCAGACCTATCAGTTTACGGGCCTGCTCGACCTCGACGGGACGCTTCTGGAGGCGAACGACTCCGCGCTCGAGTTCGGCGGGTTCGACCGCAGTGATGTCGTGGGCACTCCACTCTGGGAATCGGACTGGTGGCGACACTCCGAGGACGGCCAGGAGGATCTGAAAGCCGCGATCGAATCGGCAGGCAACGGCGAGTTCGTCCGGTACGATGCGGAGGTCCAGGGTGCCGATGGAACCGTAATTATCGACTTCTCACTTCGCCCGATTACGGACGAACGAGGCGAGGTCGACTTACTCGTAGCCGAAGGCCGAGATATTACGGCACACATCCGACGGGCTCAGGAACTCGAGCAAAAGCGAGAGTTTCTCGGGCAGATCCAGTCGGTCGCAGCGATCGGCGGCTGGGCGGTCGACTTCCGGACGGAAGCGATGCAGTGGACGGACGAGGTCTATCGCATCCACGAGCTGCCCCCGGAGTACGAGCCGGCGATCGAAGACGGGATCGAGTTCTACCACCCTCGAGACAGAACAACAATTACGGACGCGTTCGAGCGGCTGCAGACGACGGGTGACCGCTACGATCTGGAGTTGCGGATCGTCACGTCTACCGACGAGGTTCGGTGGGTTCGAACGCTTGGTTCGCCGTGGTACGACGACGATGGGGACCTGATCGGTGCTCGTGGTGCGTTCCAGGACATCACCGACCGCAAGGAACACGAACGGACCCTCCAGCGGACCAACGACCGGCTCGAGGAGTTCACTGCCGTCGTGAGCCACGACCTTCGCAATCCGCTCACAGTTGCACAGGCTGCCCTCGAACTGGCTCGAGAGAGCGGGTCGTCGGAGGACTTCGACCGCATCGAGGCGGCACACCGGCGGATGAACGCGCTGATCACCGACCTGCTGGCGCTCGCACGCAACGGCCAACAGGTCGACGAGACACAGCCGGTCGCACTCGGCACGCTCGTCGAGTCGGTCCGTGAGACGATCCCGGCTGACGACGCCACGATCGACGTCGATCTCGACGGATACCGGCTCGAGGCGGACGAGGTACGGTTACGTCAGCTGATCGAAAATCTGCTGTCGAACGCACTCAACCACGGCGGCGACGACGTGACGGTTCGAGTCGGTCTGCTGACCGACGGGACGGGATTCTACGTCGCGGACGACGGACCGGGCATTCCCCCTGCGGTTCGGGACGCAATCTTCGACCAGGGGTTCTCGACGACGACCGATGGAACCGGCTTCGGCCTCGCGATCGTCAAGGGAATCGCCGAAGCCCACGGCTGGACCGTTGACGTGACAGAAAGCGTCGACGGTGGCGCGAGGTTCGAAGTGGAAACCGGACGGTATCGTCCTGAGTGATCAGTACTCACCACGCAAGACGGTGGTCGCGAGAACAGTTCCGTCGGCGAACAGTGCTAAAATGAACTGTGAAACACCAGAACAGTCAGTCCTGGATGACGGTTCGCGACTCGGCGTACTCCATCGCGTGTTCGTCGTAGGTCCACAGACTCACCAGCACGAGCGCCGCGATTGCAGGCGGCCAGACGAGAATCGGGAAGTACTCGGGGAAGAGATAAAGGTTCCCGATCGAGCCAACGAGACCGACGAGGATCGTCGCGAGGACGGCTTCTGCCGTCGTCTTCTTCCACAGGACGAGTGCTGCAAGCGGCAAGCCAAGCGAGACGCCGAGACCGACGAACGCGAACTCGATGATCTCGAAGATCGTCCCCGGTCGGACGTACGCGAGCGCGATCCCGATGACGGCGGCCCCGACGACGATTCCGCGGCCGAACAGGATCAGTTCGGTCTCGGTCGCTCTCGGATTGACGTGTTCTTCGTAGAAGCGCGTCACGTCGGCGGAGGTGACGATCATCATCGAGTCCGACGTCGAGAGAATCGCACCGATGATACCGGCGAGCAAGATTCCAGCCAGCCAGGCCGGGAACAGGTCGATGATGGCGTGCATCGCAACGTTTTCGTGGTGGATGTCGGTGCCTTCGTAGAGCACGCGACCGGCAACACCCATGAGCAGGGGAACCGTCAGCCTGAGCGCCTGGAACGCGACGGCGATGACGGATGCCGCACTAATGATCCGCTGTGAGCGGATTGCCTGGAACCGCATCAGGCCGTGGGGTTGGCCGATAGCGCCCGCGGCGAAGGTGACCCAGGCCAAAATCGCGATCACGAGAGCCATCCCCGCGTCGCCGCCACTCATCGAGAGCAGGTTTGGATCGTTCGCCGACGCCTCGGCGAGGAACGCAGACCAGCCACCGATCTCGGCGATCATCCCAACCGGGACGAGAATCGCGGCGATGATGACCAGCGATCCCATCAGGAGGTGAGCCGTCACGGATGCGTTGAAGCCGCCGAGCGTCGTGTAGAACGCGACAGCGATTCCACCGATCAGAATCGCGGTCGTGTAGGGAATTCCGAGCGCGATATCCATCGCTTCACCGATCGCAATGATCTGGGCGCCGATGTACGACATCATGAAGACGACGATCGTCACCGTCCCGACGAGTCGAATCGCCGGGCCGAGTCTGTGTTCACCGAACACGACGGAGAGATGATCGACCACGGTCTGACTGCCGAGCTGTTCGGACGTCCCGCGGAAGTTCGGCGCGACGTATCGGTACAGGAACAACACGAGGAAGATCATCGTGATCGAGAACCAGAGACCACTCAGCCCCACCGTGAAACCGACGCCAACCCAGGCGAAGAACGTCCATCCACTTGCGATCGCCGTCACTTCGGAAATCGCGATCGGAACCGTACCGACGTCTCGACCCGCGAGCATGTACTCCGACAGCCGCTTCGTCTCGGTTGTCAGGAAAAAGTACAGTCCGATTCCTGCAAGCGTCAGAATAAACAGTCCGAAGGTGATCTGGAACTGGAGTTCCGCCATCACTGACCACCTCTCCCGAAGACAGTAACATGTCCATCCCCTCTCATCATGTCGATTCGGTACAGCACGTACGTGAGAATTGGAGCCGCGATCATGAAGAGAATCGCGATCGTAGTCCCCACCGGAAGTGTCGATTCAACCATATTTTAACACACCGTATCACACCACAGTCGAGAATAGCCCTGTATAATATCCATCCCGGCCATGGTCGGTAATGCGGAATATTATGCATTATACATCTACCCACATCGTACGTTCTTCCAAAACGCGGTGAGCCATAATGTTGTTTTGGTAATGTAAAGGTGGAGGAGTGACACGAACGAAACGACGGCTTCAAAAACAGCTGAGAAAAGCGAGAATGCTAAATAGCCGGAGTCGAACGTTTCAGACAAGAATAGCCGTGGCAACCGAGTCGTTTCCCCGACCGATCGGCACGCGTCGACGATTTTCTGCACTACTCGCAGCGACAGGATTGGGCGTCTACCTCCTGTTGATAATCGGCGCAACCACTTCGTTGACCGACGCCGCCGCGGCGTGTACAACCTGGCCGACCTGTCATGCGCCGACAGATCCGCTCAACCAGACGCAACTCGCAATCGCCTGGGGCCACCGACTGGCTGCCGTGATCGTCGGCTTGCTCGTCGCTGCGACGGTCGTCGCCGCCGTCCTCGGAGACGTCTCGAGGCGCGTTCGTGGCGCGATCCTCGCCGGCGGCGTCCTCTACGTCGTCCAAGTCGGTGTCGGCGCTGCAACGGCGGTCTTCGGTCCCGCGGCGATCACTCCGGGACTGCATCTCGGACTCGGCGTCGCGGTCTTTACGGCCGTCGTCCTCGCACTGGCCTGGGACCTCGAGTCCTCAACCGGCCAGGCCGACGACGCGATCGACTCGCCCGAACCGCTCGAGGAGACGCCCGCTGCAGCCGACAGAACGCTTCCCTCGAGCGGCCTCGCTCGCGTCCGACTCACCGCCTACGCCTACTTCAAGATGATGAAGCCACGACTGATGTGGCTGCTCTGTCTCGTCGCCGCAGCCGGGATGGCACTCGCCGCAGGGCCGGCACTCGATGCCGCCACGATCGTCGCGACACTCGGCGGTGGCGTCCTCGCCATCGGTGCGTCGGGAACGTTCAATCACGTCCTCGAGCGCGACGTCGACCAGAAGATGTCCCGAACCGCGGATCGGCCGCTCGCGAACGATCTGATCCCGGTCAACCACGCTCTGGTGTTCGGCGGCCTGCTGACGGTTGCCTCCCTCGGTGTCTTCCTGACGATCAACGCGCTCGCGGCCGCACTGGGGCTCGCCGCGATCATGTTCTACAGCGTCGTCTACACGCTGTTGCTCAAACCGAACACCGTCCAGAACACCGTTCTCGGCGGTCTCGCGGGTGCGTTACCCGCACTCATTGGCTGGGCTGCCGTCACGAACGAGATCGGCCTCCCCGCACTCGCGCTCGCGGGGGTTATCTTCCTCTGGACTCCAGCGCACTTTTATAACCTCGCGCTGGCGTACAAAGACGACTACGCCCGTGGTGGCTTCCCGATGATGCCCGTCGTTCGCGGCGAGACCGAAACCAGAAAACACATCGTCTACTACATCGCCGCGACGCTCGTCTCGACGGTCGTCCTCGCCTGGCTTACCGACCTCGGAGCGCTGTACGCTGCGACGGTCGCAATCTTCGGCGGCCTCTTCCTCTGGGCCGCGATCGTCCTTCACTTCGAGCAGACCGAACGCGCCGCGTTTCGCTCGTTTCACGCCTCGAACGCCTTCCTCGGTGCCGTCCTCGTGGCCATCGTCGTCGACGCGCTGGTACTGTAAGCTTCGTTCGAATTCGGGTGGCCGATACGACTACGCTCTTCCGTCCAGTAGCGAGCGATAACAGATGGATCGTCGAACGTTTCTCGCGGCAACTGCAGGGACAACACTCGCGGTCGGCGTCGCCGGCTGTAGCGGATTCAGGGAGATATCGATTCCCGAGGAACTCGAGGGCACCGACGCCGATCGACAGCTCCCCGTCCCTACGCTTGGCGATGGCGACGTGACGATCGAGGTCTACGAGGATACGGGCTGTCAGGGCTGTCGTGAGTTCCAGGCCGACGTCTTTCCGGTACTCGAAGGTGAGTTACTCGACACCGGCGAGGCCACCTATCAACACCGCGACTTCGTCGTCGGGGCTGCCGACGAGTCGGCCGAGATGGCAAACGCCGCGCGAGCGGTACAACACGAGACTCACACCGACGGCGATCCGAACGGCGACTTCTTCGAGTACAAGGCGGCGGTCATGCGCGCCGACGACTGGAGCGACGACAGGCTCGGCAGGATGGCACAGTCGTTCGACATTTTACCAGAGCGGATCACGAGCGCCCTCGAGGACGAGACGTTCTACCCGACGCTCGTCGCCGACTGGGAGCGAGGCGAGGCGGCCGGCGTCGAGGGAACGCCGACGGTCGTCATCGAGGACGAACTGATCGAGGATCCGTTCGACATCGATGAGATCCGTGACCGTGTCTCGGAGTCGTCCGAAGTGGACCCGACGACCACTGACAATGCTATCGAGAGTTTTCGAGACGCCCGCTGACGCTTGAATCGGTCGCATCGTCGGTGTGATCGATTCGAGTGCCACACTGAGGACACGCCGTCGCCGACCGGGCCTCCTCGAGGAAGCCCGATGCGATGATCGAGGCGGGAAGTGCGAACAGCCCGATACCAAGGACAGCCGTGATTCCGCCGAGTAGCTGCCCGAGTGGCGTCACGGGGTACATATCACCGTATCCGACCGTGGTCAGCGTGGCGACGCCCCACCAGAGCGTCTGCGGAATCGACGTAAACGTCTCCGGCTGTGCCTGGTGTTCAACGAGGTACACGAGGCTGGACACGACGACGAGAACTGCGGCATCAACGACCGTCACGACCACGAGATCGGTTTTCTTCCGTTTCAGAACGCGGGTGAAAAACGAAAGTGATTGTGAGTATCGGAAGAGCTTGAACAATCGCAGCGCTCGGATGACTCGTAGGTCACCACCGACGCCGAAAAGCGCCAGATAGAACGGGAGGATCGCGAGCAAATCCACGATCAGTAACGGACGAGACGCGAACCGGACTCGACCGGAGATGGGACCGGAGTATGCAGGGTGCTCGACGGCACTCCAGACACGGCCGAGGTATTCGACGGTAAAGAGTGCGACACTGCAGATCTCGAGCCAGAGAAAGACCGGTCCGTACTGGCTGGCGACCGAATCGACCGTCTCCATCATCACGGCAGCGACGTTGACGAGAATAACGGCCATAATGAGCCAATCGACGACGACTCCAGCACGGCCACCACGATCGGGTGACAGAAGAGAGAACGTCGTCCGTCGCATTGAATCGAACATACAGGTAGCGACGAACGAGACCGGTGTAAAACGTACCCATCCGTCGATACAGGGGCTCGCTACGGTCGTGGAACGACGCTGTGAGTCGAGTGATGATCTGGCGACCGGAGAGGGGTCGCTCGGTGAGAACCCAACAGGGAAACGAACCGCCCGGTATGGATAGGTGTACGGTGTTGTCGGTGACCGCTCAACCGGAGACAGCGATCACCAGTACCGAATCACAATAGACCGGGCCGTATTCACACGCTCAAAACCGTACGCTTGACGGTCTGAGACCGCTGAATTTAGGTGCCGAAACAAGGCCAATACACCGTATGAACTGACACGGTCGGAGGCCTACTCACTGCTTCGAGCCGCGTCGATGCGATCGAACTGCTCGTCGGTGAGCTCGAGTTCGATCGCACCGACGTTCTCTGTGAGTTGTCCGGTCGTTCGTGCGCCGACGATGGGGACGCAGGTAAAGCGCGTCTGGTCCATCAGCCAACGCAGTGAGACCTGTGCAGGCGTGGCGTCGACCTCGTCGGCGACGGAGTCGATGGTCTCGAGAACGTCCCAGGCCCGATCGGTCGCATAGCGGTCCTCGAACAGGTCGTCGAGGCTCCCCCGCGAGCCATCGGGCGCTTCGACGCCGCCGTCGTCGGTGCGTTCGTACTTGCCGGTAAGGAACCCACCGGCCAGCGGCGAGTACGGACAGACTGCGAGATCCTGGTCAGCGCAGACGTCGAGATAGTCCCCGACGACGTCGTAGTGGGCGGCGTTGACCATCGGCTGAGTGACGTCGAAACGCTCGAGGTCCGCCACGTCTGCGGTCCAAAGTGCCTTCGTTAGCTTCCAGGCGGCCATCGTACTCGCTCCGAGGTGGTTGACTTTCCCTTCGCGGACGAGGTCCGTAAGCACCGAGAGCGTCTCCTCGATCGGCGTTTCGTCGTCCCAGCGATGGATGTAGTAGAGGTCGAGGTAGTCGGTGCCGAGGCGCTCGAGCGTGCCGTCGATCTGCCGACGGATGTGTTTGCGACCCAGCCCCGAATCGTTCGGTCGTGGGTCGCCCCAGCCGTCGAACGGGAAGTAGACTTTCGAGGCGATCACGAAATCCTCGCGGTCGTACTCGGCGAGCCACTCGCCGATCCACTCTTCGCTGGTGCCGTCGGGATTGCCGTAGACGTTCGCCGTGTCGATGAAATTGATTCCCTGGTCCCAGCAGGCGTCGAGCAACTCGTGGGCCTCCTCGCGGTCGGTCTCG of Natrarchaeobaculum sulfurireducens contains these proteins:
- a CDS encoding phytoene/squalene synthase family protein; this translates as MTPGQHEITTDADLEWCYDAVHGVSRTFSITIDRLEEPMASHICLGYLLCRVADTIEDAGHIPPAAQTELLNEYDRLLDPADDVPVSSFMDDVEPWIPEERSNDWEVVAETPRVLRTFESLEEEPREIMREPVRELVGGMAMFTDRYAEEGGLRLQTLDELEEYCWYAAGTVGTLITGLVARGTSTERAAELRANARSFALLLQLVNIAKDVEADYHEENNVYLPAEWLAEEDVPLDGVTHEENYGAVTNVIQRVTGRAEGYLDDAQRYLEAVPETHGNRLSAWAIPYLLAVGTMRELRERPEDVVREGGVKVPRAEVYALIQTFEEGVPRSHLEELRKEMAEKPLHR
- a CDS encoding cold-shock protein, with the protein product MANGKVDFFNDTGGYGFIDTDDADEDVFFHMEDVGGEDLTEGTEIEFDIEQAPKGPRAKNVVRL
- a CDS encoding PadR family transcriptional regulator — translated: MGKWLQSGRRRDVCYLLAAADGDELRGQQLKSQLESHYDERIEPKSFYGSLSALVDAGFVEKRTAGIHDAYALTDAGRQRVDDHYAWVRSCLEGRADG
- a CDS encoding DUF3267 domain-containing protein gives rise to the protein MVVSRTDSNVSHHPVAEFRLTPAVTVTWLFVSVAGFFAFAYGFGALVAALGGRSLEPIVIPALSATGLTVRFVAAFVLVPVVVSVHELLHGVFMARYGGRPSYGVGVSRFFFPTAYAETGSSFTRTELLVVLLAPFVVITAAGLAAALVVPSSVLVFVLAVNAAGSIGDLWMAGVLLQYSADARVAGLPAGSEAGFAVYARSDEAVTRRSGSALLAKGCAGAVGTVAVIVATALAAVFLSLAAGSGTVIVGDPGSRWFVFSHERLASGGAALEVGTPFVVGASAVGGVGWALVTAVARGLE
- a CDS encoding DUF7111 family protein, producing MDETDADEDVGERSATANGIEATYRETERERLLEFTAQPDSSARGTAAIAQNREGYAMLKVRPTADADELERYYGFDMALDHVAELLGVSTHDLPIPGDAEDMGM
- a CDS encoding response regulator, encoding MKGEISDSDGHGPLDSDELFYALSNAGRRTVLFHLRQHRVATLDELVDVLTAASTKEGSADDNTHVHSSLLHSHLPLLEDRGLLTYDPDEQIVESTSLHGTVGAWLDLAVRQQLQYERTVDADARTDDEGIAVLLVDDEPGLPETIGGYIERENDDIEVTTAASTLEAVSTLEEASFDCVVSDYQMPAISGLDFLKAVREQDVDLPFIVFTAKGSERVASEAIATGVTDYVQKDPDPEQFDVLVERIRKAVTSG
- a CDS encoding PAS domain-containing sensor histidine kinase is translated as MTDTRTTCETAYERLADRISDPYCAVDSEWRITYWNERMAAVTDTRAADVVGDVLWDVVPALRGSRFESHCRVVMRTHEPRTVDVRLDDVSDDWLEATLYADEDGLSIITRDVTERTDREAEVELAETVFENTQDALFLIDVDEVRDEFRLERVNPVYEAHTGLSNDELSGRRLRDVFGDDRGGTILENYRECVARREPLEYEETASVPDEQSTWETRIAPVVIDGDVEKIVGATRNITELKERERRYDAIFNQTYQFTGLLDLDGTLLEANDSALEFGGFDRSDVVGTPLWESDWWRHSEDGQEDLKAAIESAGNGEFVRYDAEVQGADGTVIIDFSLRPITDERGEVDLLVAEGRDITAHIRRAQELEQKREFLGQIQSVAAIGGWAVDFRTEAMQWTDEVYRIHELPPEYEPAIEDGIEFYHPRDRTTITDAFERLQTTGDRYDLELRIVTSTDEVRWVRTLGSPWYDDDGDLIGARGAFQDITDRKEHERTLQRTNDRLEEFTAVVSHDLRNPLTVAQAALELARESGSSEDFDRIEAAHRRMNALITDLLALARNGQQVDETQPVALGTLVESVRETIPADDATIDVDLDGYRLEADEVRLRQLIENLLSNALNHGGDDVTVRVGLLTDGTGFYVADDGPGIPPAVRDAIFDQGFSTTTDGTGFGLAIVKGIAEAHGWTVDVTESVDGGARFEVETGRYRPE
- a CDS encoding sodium/proline symporter, yielding MAELQFQITFGLFILTLAGIGLYFFLTTETKRLSEYMLAGRDVGTVPIAISEVTAIASGWTFFAWVGVGFTVGLSGLWFSITMIFLVLFLYRYVAPNFRGTSEQLGSQTVVDHLSVVFGEHRLGPAIRLVGTVTIVVFMMSYIGAQIIAIGEAMDIALGIPYTTAILIGGIAVAFYTTLGGFNASVTAHLLMGSLVIIAAILVPVGMIAEIGGWSAFLAEASANDPNLLSMSGGDAGMALVIAILAWVTFAAGAIGQPHGLMRFQAIRSQRIISAASVIAVAFQALRLTVPLLMGVAGRVLYEGTDIHHENVAMHAIIDLFPAWLAGILLAGIIGAILSTSDSMMIVTSADVTRFYEEHVNPRATETELILFGRGIVVGAAVIGIALAYVRPGTIFEIIEFAFVGLGVSLGLPLAALVLWKKTTAEAVLATILVGLVGSIGNLYLFPEYFPILVWPPAIAALVLVSLWTYDEHAMEYAESRTVIQD